The following are encoded in a window of Sminthopsis crassicaudata isolate SCR6 chromosome 3, ASM4859323v1, whole genome shotgun sequence genomic DNA:
- the LOC141564690 gene encoding uncharacterized protein LOC141564690, with protein MASSSQSSSSQELVTIRDIVVDFTEEEWEILPPSQKELYWEVTLENVQNLLSLDVETGFTVHEMTKKLGISMKEHDMQSFMNDCPCDFNWKELHDFLLKEDKHPKSDRELYEFGKRFRWPSVLNHRKKMTSGSDVCEATSSCHSSLSYPLGMKRYGYDQCGKAFAWNPALASPHPGEVSHESTKCRRASDYRSFPLDHQTIHPRQKPCLNLQYGKTYLSNQRGKTFTNISILAKDEKTYTGKKPFTCNQCGKAFIFNSHLILHQRIHTGEKPFTCNQCGKAFTFSFNLAAHQRIHTGEKPFKCNQCGKTFTWRVSLADHQRIHTGEKPFKCNQCGKTFTWRVSLAEHQKTHTGEKPFKCNQCGKAFIWSVSLAAHRKTHTVEKPFKCNQCGKAFTSSSSLVTHQRIHTGEKPFKCNQCGKACITKSDLTVHQRMHTGEKPFKCNLCGKAFITKSDLAVHQRIHTGEKPFKCDQCGKAFTSSSNLVKHQRIHTGEKPCKCNQGGKAFRTTSNLVAHQRIHTREKKFKCNQCGKAFTCSSSLTRHQRIHTREKPFKCNQCGRAFTWSVSLADHQRMHTGEKPFKCNHCGKSFTSSSNPVTHQRIHTGEKPFKCDHCGKAFTCSSSLARHQRIHTGEKPFKCNQCGKAFTCNSHLARHHRIHTAV; from the coding sequence ATGTAGAAACTGGGTTCACAGTACATGAGATGACTAAAAAGCTGGGAATTTCTATGAAAGAACACGACATGCAAAGCTTCATGAATGATTGTCCCTGTGACTTCAATTGGAAGGAATTGCAtgattttcttctcaaagaagaTAAACATCCAAAGAGTGATCGTGAATTGTATGAATTTGGGAAGAGATTCAGATGGCCTTCCGTTCTAAATCACAGAAAGAAAATGACCTCAGGAAGTGATGTATGTGAAGCAACCTCATCCTGTCACTCATCTCTTTCTTACCCCCTTGGAATGAAAAGATATGGATATGATCAGTGTGGGAAAGCCTTTGCTTGGAATCCAGCTCTTGCTAGTCCTCATCCTGGAGAGGTGTCTCATGAAAGTACTAAATGCAGGAGAGCTTCCGATTATAGATCATTCCCGCTTGACCATCAAACAATCCACCCTAGACAGAAGCCATGTTTAAATCTTCAGTATGGAAAGACTTACTTAAGCAATCAACGGGGaaaaacttttacaaatatctccattCTAGCAAAAGATGAGAAAACCTACACTGGAAAGAAACCTTTTacatgtaatcagtgtggaaaggctttcatattcaactcccatcttattttacatcagagaatccacactggagagaaaccttttacatgtaatcagtgtggaaaggcttttacattCAGCTTCAATCTTgctgcacatcagagaatccacactggagagaaaccttttaagtgtaatcagtgtggaaagactttcacatgGCGTGTCAGTCTTGCTgatcatcagagaatccacactggagagaaaccttttaaatgtaatcagtgtggaaagactttcacatgGCGTGTCAGTCTTGCTGAACATCAGAAaacccacactggagaaaaaccttttaagtgtaatcaatgtggaaaggctttcatatgGAGTGTCAGTCTTGCTGCACATCGGAAAACCCACACTgtagagaaaccttttaaatgtaatcagtgtggaaaggcttttacatcTAGCTCCAGTCTTGttacacatcagagaatccacactggagagaaaccttttaagtgtaatcagtgtggaaaggcttgcATTACCAAATCTgatcttactgtacatcagagaatgcacactggagagaaaccttttaagtgtaatctatgtggaaaggctttcattaCCAAATCTGATCttgctgtacatcagagaatccacactggagagaaaccttttaagtgtgatcagtgtggaaaggcttttacatcTAGCTCCAATCTTgttaaacatcagagaatccacactggagagaaaccttgtAAATGTAATCAgggtggaaaggcttttagaactACCTCCAATCTTgttgcacatcagagaatccacactagagagaaaaagtttaagtgtaatcagtgtggaaaggctttcacatgtAGTTCCAGTCTTactagacatcagagaatccacactagagagaaaccttttaagtgtAATCAATGTGGAAGGGCTTTCACATGGAGTGTCAGTCTTGCTGATCATCAGAGAatgcacactggagagaaaccttttaaatgtaatcactGTGGAAAGTCTTTTACATCTAGCTCCAATCCTGttacacatcagagaatccacactggagagaaaccttttaagtgtgatcattgtggaaaggctttcacatgtAGTTCCAGTCTTGctagacatcagagaatccacactggagagaaaccttttaagtgtAATCAGTGTGGCAAGGCCTTTACATGCAACTCCCATCTTGCAAGACATCACAGAATCCACACTGCAGTATAA